The Providencia sp. PROV188 genome includes a region encoding these proteins:
- the livG gene encoding high-affinity branched-chain amino acid ABC transporter ATP-binding protein LivG yields MTTPIQPSAVPLLQVSGLTMRFGGLLAVNNVELTLNQGEIVSLIGPNGAGKTTIFNCLTGFYKPTSGAILYRDKHLEGLPGQAIARLGVIRTFQHVRLFKEMTVIENLLVAQHQHLKSGIFSGLLKTPAFRRAEAEAVDNAVKWLERVNLSEFANRQAGNLAYGQQRRLEIARCMVTRPEILMLDEPAAGLNPKETNDLDELIAELRTHHNVSILLIEHDMKLVMGISDRIYVVNQGTPLANGTPNEIRQHPDVIKAYLGEAY; encoded by the coding sequence ATGACGACGCCTATTCAGCCTTCGGCTGTACCGTTATTGCAAGTCAGTGGCTTAACCATGCGCTTTGGTGGTTTGCTTGCGGTCAACAACGTGGAGTTGACGTTAAACCAAGGGGAAATTGTTTCACTGATTGGTCCCAATGGTGCAGGAAAAACCACCATATTTAACTGTTTAACTGGATTTTATAAGCCAACGAGCGGGGCGATCCTCTATCGAGATAAGCATCTTGAAGGGCTTCCGGGTCAAGCTATTGCTCGCCTTGGGGTGATCCGTACATTCCAGCATGTTCGCTTATTCAAAGAGATGACGGTGATTGAAAACTTATTAGTGGCTCAGCACCAACATCTGAAAAGCGGTATTTTCTCAGGCTTACTGAAAACGCCAGCATTTCGCCGAGCAGAAGCCGAAGCGGTGGATAATGCGGTGAAATGGCTAGAGCGGGTCAATCTTTCTGAGTTTGCTAACCGCCAAGCGGGGAATCTGGCGTATGGTCAACAGCGTCGCCTAGAAATTGCCCGTTGCATGGTGACGCGACCTGAAATTTTGATGTTGGATGAGCCAGCGGCAGGGTTAAACCCGAAGGAAACTAACGATCTGGATGAGCTAATTGCGGAGCTGAGAACCCATCATAATGTCTCTATCTTATTGATAGAGCATGATATGAAATTGGTGATGGGCATTTCTGATCGAATTTATGTGGTGAACCAAGGAACACCTCTGGCGAATGGAACACCAAACGAAATTCGCCAGCATCCTGATGTGATCAAAGCCTACTTGGGAGAAGCTTACTGA
- a CDS encoding high-affinity branched-chain amino acid ABC transporter permease LivM yields MRKENWISAIIASVTFFILAVFMMGLKLGLDGTKLIVESGGDVRWNWIFVGIAIIFVYQLIRPALSKVWQGVPKKSWALPDFDGGSLRQKIIGIAIIIGAIIWPFLVSRGSVDIATLTLIYVMLGLGLNVVVGLSGLLVLGYAGFYAIGAYTFGLLNHYYDFGFWESLPIAGLTAALAGFLLGFPVLRLRGDYLAIVTLGFGEIVRILLLNNTEITGGPNGISQLPKPTFFGLEFSRTAKDGWDTFHNFFGLDYNPGDRIIFLYFVALLLVVITLIVISRLLRMPLGRAWEALREDEIACRSLGLSPTRIKLTAFTISATFAGFAGALFAARQGFISPESFTFAESAFVLAIVVLGGMGSQMSVILAAIILVVSREMMRDLNEYSMLLLGALMVLMMIWRPQGLLPMQRRQMKLKNVQGGGS; encoded by the coding sequence ATGAGAAAAGAAAATTGGATCAGTGCCATTATTGCCTCCGTCACCTTCTTTATTTTAGCCGTATTTATGATGGGGCTAAAATTAGGACTCGATGGGACTAAGCTGATAGTGGAATCAGGGGGAGACGTTCGTTGGAATTGGATCTTTGTCGGCATCGCCATTATCTTTGTGTATCAATTAATTCGCCCTGCATTAAGCAAAGTGTGGCAAGGCGTACCCAAAAAATCGTGGGCGTTACCGGATTTTGACGGTGGCTCGCTTAGACAAAAAATTATTGGGATCGCTATCATTATTGGGGCGATCATCTGGCCATTTTTGGTGTCTCGCGGCAGCGTCGATATTGCCACATTAACCCTGATCTACGTGATGTTGGGGCTAGGCTTAAACGTCGTAGTTGGATTGTCAGGATTATTGGTACTCGGCTATGCGGGCTTCTACGCTATCGGCGCTTACACCTTTGGCTTACTCAATCACTATTATGATTTTGGTTTCTGGGAAAGCTTACCGATTGCCGGCTTAACGGCAGCATTAGCTGGGTTCTTATTAGGTTTCCCTGTGCTGAGGTTACGGGGTGACTATTTGGCGATCGTCACCCTTGGGTTTGGGGAGATCGTACGTATTTTATTATTAAATAATACGGAGATCACCGGTGGCCCTAACGGGATCAGCCAACTGCCAAAACCAACTTTCTTTGGCTTAGAATTTAGCCGTACTGCTAAAGATGGTTGGGACACATTCCATAACTTCTTTGGGTTAGATTACAACCCTGGTGACCGGATCATTTTCCTCTATTTTGTGGCGCTGTTGCTGGTGGTGATCACCTTGATCGTGATCAGCCGCTTGTTACGGATGCCATTAGGACGTGCGTGGGAAGCGCTACGTGAAGATGAAATTGCGTGTCGATCATTAGGCTTAAGCCCGACGCGCATTAAATTAACCGCCTTTACGATCAGTGCAACATTTGCAGGGTTTGCCGGAGCATTATTTGCTGCACGACAAGGGTTTATCAGCCCTGAATCCTTCACTTTTGCTGAATCAGCCTTTGTACTGGCGATCGTGGTGCTGGGTGGGATGGGATCGCAAATGTCGGTGATTCTAGCCGCGATCATCTTGGTAGTATCAAGGGAGATGATGCGCGATCTGAATGAATACAGCATGTTGCTGCTGGGGGCATTGATGGTGCTGATGATGATCTGGCGCCCACAAGGCTTATTGCCGATGCAGCGCCGTCAAATGAAGCTGAAAAATGTGCAGGGAGGCGGATCATGA
- the livH gene encoding high-affinity branched-chain amino acid ABC transporter permease LivH, giving the protein MSDQILYFIQQFLNGLTLGSTYALIAIGYTMVYGIIGMINFAHGEVYMIGSYVSFIVIAGLMMLGIDVGWILIAAAFVAAIVVSSSYGWSIERVAYRPVRHSKRLIALISAIGMSIFLQNYVSLSQGSRDLALPSLITGQWVLGESDGFSAIVTKMQLTIWIVTFLAMLALTLFIRYSRMGRACRACAEDLKMASLLGINTDRVISLTFVIGATMAAVAGVLLGQFYGVINPYIGFMAGMKAFTAAVLGGIGSIPGAMLGGLILGVAEAMTSAYLSTEYKDVVSFGLLIGVLLIMPTGILGRPEVEKV; this is encoded by the coding sequence ATGTCAGACCAAATTCTGTATTTTATTCAGCAATTCCTCAATGGCCTAACGTTAGGAAGCACTTACGCGCTGATCGCTATCGGCTATACCATGGTGTACGGCATCATCGGGATGATCAACTTCGCCCACGGTGAAGTGTACATGATTGGTAGCTACGTTTCGTTCATTGTCATTGCGGGCTTAATGATGCTCGGTATCGATGTGGGGTGGATCCTCATTGCAGCGGCATTTGTGGCGGCAATTGTGGTATCAAGCTCCTATGGTTGGAGTATCGAGCGGGTTGCTTACCGTCCCGTTCGTCACTCTAAGCGCCTAATTGCGCTGATCTCAGCTATCGGGATGTCCATCTTCTTACAAAACTACGTCAGTTTATCTCAAGGATCCCGCGATCTAGCGTTGCCAAGCCTGATTACTGGGCAGTGGGTATTAGGTGAAAGTGATGGCTTCTCTGCCATTGTCACCAAAATGCAGCTGACTATCTGGATTGTGACCTTCCTTGCGATGCTGGCATTAACGCTGTTTATCCGCTATTCCCGTATGGGACGCGCTTGCCGTGCGTGTGCGGAAGATTTAAAAATGGCAAGTCTGCTGGGTATCAACACTGACCGCGTGATCTCTTTGACATTCGTGATCGGCGCAACGATGGCGGCGGTTGCAGGTGTATTACTAGGGCAATTCTACGGCGTAATTAACCCGTATATTGGCTTTATGGCGGGAATGAAAGCTTTCACCGCAGCCGTATTAGGTGGAATCGGCAGTATTCCTGGCGCGATGCTGGGCGGCTTGATCCTTGGTGTAGCGGAAGCCATGACCTCGGCGTATTTAAGTACGGAATATAAAGATGTCGTCTCATTTGGTTTATTGATTGGTGTTCTGTTGATCATGCCAACTGGCATTCTGGGTCGCCCGGAGGTCGAAAAAGTATGA
- a CDS encoding branched-chain amino acid ABC transporter substrate-binding protein: MKNINKALLAGCIAMALSPAGWAKEIKIAVVGAMSGPVAQYGDMEFTGARQAIADINAKGGINGDTLVAVEYDDACDPKQAVAVANKVINDGIKHVIGHLCSSSTQPASDIYEDEGVLMITPAATNADLTTRGYQLIMRTTGLDSDQGPTAAKYIMEKIKPKRIAVVHDKQQYGEGLARSVRESLNKAGVKEVMFEGVTAGDKDFSALVAKLKKENVDFVYFGGYYPEMGQILRQAKQSGLNIRFMGPEGVGNSSLSNIAGDASEGMLVTLPKRYDQLPANQSIVDAIKKKKEDPTGPFVWTTYAAIQGLTTAMQRTGSTEPDVLAKDLKANPVDTVMGQLSWKPNGDLKGFEFGVFEWHKDGTSTAQE, translated from the coding sequence ATGAAGAATATTAATAAAGCATTATTAGCGGGTTGTATCGCAATGGCATTAAGCCCAGCAGGATGGGCGAAAGAGATTAAAATTGCAGTCGTCGGCGCTATGTCAGGTCCCGTTGCTCAGTATGGAGATATGGAATTTACGGGAGCTCGCCAAGCTATTGCGGATATTAATGCGAAGGGTGGAATTAACGGCGATACATTGGTTGCCGTTGAATACGACGATGCTTGCGATCCAAAACAAGCGGTTGCGGTCGCCAACAAAGTAATTAACGATGGCATTAAACATGTTATTGGTCACCTATGCTCCTCCTCCACTCAGCCCGCTTCAGATATTTATGAAGACGAAGGCGTTCTGATGATTACCCCTGCGGCGACCAATGCGGATTTAACCACACGTGGCTACCAGTTGATCATGCGTACAACAGGTTTGGATTCTGACCAAGGTCCAACCGCAGCAAAATATATCATGGAAAAAATCAAACCTAAGCGTATTGCAGTGGTACATGATAAACAGCAATACGGTGAAGGTTTGGCTCGCTCAGTACGTGAAAGCTTGAACAAAGCGGGCGTGAAAGAAGTGATGTTTGAAGGGGTCACTGCGGGTGATAAAGATTTCTCTGCACTGGTCGCTAAGCTGAAAAAAGAGAACGTCGATTTTGTCTATTTCGGCGGCTACTATCCAGAAATGGGGCAAATTTTACGCCAAGCGAAACAATCGGGTCTGAACATTCGCTTTATGGGACCTGAAGGTGTGGGTAACTCCTCGTTGTCGAATATTGCAGGCGACGCCTCTGAAGGCATGCTGGTGACATTACCGAAACGTTATGACCAACTTCCAGCTAACCAATCCATCGTCGATGCGATTAAAAAGAAAAAAGAAGATCCAACAGGACCATTTGTATGGACAACTTATGCCGCAATCCAAGGCTTAACCACGGCGATGCAGCGTACAGGCAGCACGGAACCCGATGTGCTGGCGAAAGATCTGAAAGCTAATCCAGTGGATACCGTCATGGGGCAATTAAGCTGGAAGCCAAATGGTGACCTGAAAGGTTTCGAATTCGGTGTGTTTGAATGGCACAAAGACGGAACCTCTACTGCACAAGAGTAG
- the panM gene encoding aspartate 1-decarboxylase autocleavage activator PanM, with translation MRLTIIPLVNPTEQQYIDLSKIWLDQSRTQLEQNLESGVRFYGARFNERLLAAAKVVIYQQQGTICDFNVREITRRRGVGLYLLQEIFRQQPEIRHWIFDLQGVEPQNKIALEKFLVACGFQPAEETHHWQLNIEPLV, from the coding sequence ATGAGACTTACCATCATCCCTCTGGTCAATCCTACTGAGCAACAATACATCGACTTATCGAAAATCTGGCTAGACCAGAGTCGAACTCAACTCGAACAAAATCTTGAGTCTGGTGTACGTTTTTATGGAGCGCGTTTTAATGAGCGATTATTAGCAGCGGCTAAAGTGGTTATTTATCAACAACAAGGTACGATCTGTGATTTTAATGTCCGTGAAATCACTCGCCGTCGCGGAGTTGGGTTATATCTTTTACAGGAAATTTTCCGCCAACAACCTGAAATCCGCCATTGGATCTTTGACTTGCAGGGCGTGGAACCGCAAAACAAAATCGCTTTGGAGAAATTTCTTGTTGCTTGTGGTTTTCAACCCGCCGAAGAAACTCATCATTGGCAGCTAAATATTGAGCCATTAGTATGA
- the gloA2 gene encoding SMU1112c/YaeR family gloxylase I-like metalloprotein gives MKLNKIHHVAIICSDFAKSKHFYCQILGLQLLSEYYRPENDSWKADLAFGEHYQIELFSFANPPKRLSYPEATGLRHLAFEVDNIEEWIAYLAQHQVVCEGVRIDPYTQKRFTFLADPDGLPLELYSR, from the coding sequence ATGAAACTTAATAAAATTCATCACGTTGCTATTATTTGCTCCGATTTTGCTAAGAGTAAGCATTTTTACTGTCAGATCCTTGGATTGCAGCTTCTCTCAGAATATTACCGTCCAGAGAATGACTCATGGAAAGCAGATTTAGCTTTTGGAGAGCATTATCAGATTGAGCTGTTTAGTTTCGCTAATCCGCCCAAAAGACTCAGTTATCCTGAAGCAACTGGATTACGTCATTTAGCGTTTGAAGTGGATAATATCGAGGAATGGATTGCCTATTTGGCACAACATCAGGTGGTGTGTGAGGGGGTAAGAATCGATCCGTATACTCAGAAGCGTTTTACCTTCTTAGCAGATCCAGATGGGCTACCTTTAGAGCTCTATTCTCGCTAA
- the rpoH gene encoding RNA polymerase sigma factor RpoH, whose translation MTKDMQSLALVPQGSIEAYMRAANAYPMLTAEEEKELAERLHYDGDLEAAKQLILSHLRFVIHIARSYAGYGLPQADLIQEGNIGLMKAVRRFNPEVGVRLVSFAVHWIKAEIHEYVLRNWRIVKVATTKSQRKLFFNLRKNKKRLGWFNQEEVDMVAQELGVSTKDVLEMESRMAAQDMAFDMSDDDDSSDFGGPVAPVLFLQDKSSDFANTIEDDNWESHATDRLADALASLDERSQDIIRARWLDDDNKTTLQELADKYGVSAERVRQLEKNAMKKLRLAMEDEDDEM comes from the coding sequence ATGACCAAAGACATGCAATCATTAGCGCTTGTTCCACAAGGAAGTATTGAAGCTTACATGCGAGCTGCCAATGCTTACCCGATGCTGACCGCAGAGGAAGAAAAGGAACTGGCAGAAAGGCTGCATTACGATGGTGACCTCGAAGCTGCTAAGCAACTGATTTTATCCCATTTGCGCTTTGTTATTCACATCGCGCGTAGCTATGCAGGCTATGGTTTACCACAAGCTGACTTAATTCAGGAGGGCAATATCGGCCTGATGAAGGCTGTGCGTCGTTTTAATCCTGAAGTGGGTGTGCGTCTGGTGTCTTTCGCCGTGCATTGGATCAAAGCGGAAATTCATGAATACGTTTTACGTAACTGGCGTATCGTTAAAGTCGCAACAACAAAATCCCAGCGTAAGTTATTCTTTAACTTAAGAAAGAATAAAAAACGCCTTGGTTGGTTTAACCAAGAAGAGGTGGATATGGTTGCGCAAGAGCTAGGCGTGAGCACCAAAGATGTACTGGAAATGGAATCCCGAATGGCGGCGCAAGACATGGCATTTGATATGTCTGATGACGATGATAGCAGTGATTTCGGTGGACCTGTTGCACCCGTGCTTTTTCTTCAAGATAAGTCTTCTGATTTTGCCAATACCATTGAAGATGATAACTGGGAAAGTCACGCAACTGACCGTTTAGCTGATGCGTTAGCCTCATTAGATGAGCGCAGCCAAGATATCATTCGTGCTCGTTGGCTGGATGATGACAACAAAACGACGCTGCAAGAGCTTGCCGACAAATACGGCGTTTCTGCTGAGCGTGTTCGTCAGCTTGAAAAGAACGCCATGAAAAAGCTGCGTCTTGCTATGGAAGATGAAGACGACGAGATGTAA
- the ftsX gene encoding permease-like cell division protein FtsX, with the protein MAKNVRKAKPERAMQSKSKALKGGWREQWRYSWLNALADMLRQPLATFLTVMVIAISLALPSLCYIVWKNVSQAAEQWYPTPQLTVYLDKSLDEQGGQNVVTQLEALDGVAHVNYLSRDQAISEFRSWSGFSTALDMLEENPLPAVAIITPKLDFEGSNALATLRDRVSQVNGIEEVRMDDSWFSRLAALTRLVGQVASVIGILMIVSLFLVIGNSVRLNIFARRDTINVMKLIGATDGFIMRPFLNGGVVLGALGAVIALIMTFLLVWQLSDLVAQVASVFGTQFHIEGLLWEEALLIILMSAIVGWVAAWLATLQHLRHFRPE; encoded by the coding sequence ATGGCTAAGAATGTCCGCAAAGCGAAGCCAGAACGTGCCATGCAATCAAAAAGCAAAGCACTCAAAGGCGGCTGGCGTGAGCAGTGGCGCTACTCTTGGCTAAATGCACTGGCTGACATGCTACGTCAACCGCTGGCAACCTTTTTAACTGTGATGGTCATTGCCATTTCATTAGCGTTGCCAAGCCTGTGTTATATCGTTTGGAAGAACGTTTCCCAAGCAGCTGAACAGTGGTACCCGACGCCTCAGTTGACGGTCTATCTGGATAAGTCTCTCGATGAGCAAGGTGGACAAAATGTGGTGACTCAGCTTGAAGCCCTTGATGGTGTTGCTCATGTGAATTACTTATCTCGCGACCAAGCGATATCTGAATTCCGTAGCTGGTCTGGCTTTAGCACCGCATTAGATATGCTAGAAGAGAATCCACTGCCAGCGGTGGCAATTATCACCCCGAAACTGGATTTTGAAGGTTCGAATGCTCTAGCAACACTGCGCGACCGTGTCAGTCAAGTTAACGGCATTGAAGAAGTTCGAATGGATGATAGCTGGTTCTCACGCCTAGCGGCATTAACACGGTTGGTAGGGCAAGTTGCATCAGTGATTGGCATTTTGATGATTGTTTCATTGTTCTTAGTGATTGGTAATAGTGTGCGGTTAAATATCTTTGCCCGTCGCGATACCATCAATGTGATGAAGCTAATTGGTGCTACTGATGGCTTTATCATGCGGCCATTCTTGAATGGCGGGGTTGTGTTAGGCGCATTGGGTGCGGTGATCGCCCTCATTATGACATTCTTACTTGTGTGGCAGTTGTCTGATTTAGTGGCGCAAGTAGCAAGTGTATTTGGTACGCAATTCCACATTGAAGGGCTGTTGTGGGAAGAGGCTCTGTTGATTATTCTAATGTCTGCAATTGTGGGCTGGGTAGCAGCATGGCTGGCAACATTACAACACTTACGCCATTTCAGACCTGAATAA
- the ftsE gene encoding cell division ATP-binding protein FtsE has product MIRFEHVSKAYRGGRQALQGVDFHLRPGEMAFLTGHSGAGKSTLLKLICGIERPSAGHILFNGHDISRLKDREIPFLRRQIGMIFQDHHLLFDRTVYDNVAMPLIISGASSEDIRRRVSAALDKVGLLDKARNFPIQLSGGEQQRVGIARAVVNKPTMLLADEPTGNLDNELSEGIMRLFEEFNRVGVTVLMATHDIALIERRNLRVLTLSEGRMLGGQHG; this is encoded by the coding sequence ATGATCCGCTTTGAACATGTGAGTAAAGCTTATCGCGGTGGCCGCCAAGCGCTCCAAGGGGTAGATTTCCATCTACGCCCTGGGGAAATGGCATTTTTAACGGGTCACTCAGGCGCAGGTAAAAGTACATTACTTAAACTGATTTGTGGTATTGAGCGCCCAAGCGCGGGTCATATCCTGTTTAATGGTCATGATATCAGCCGACTAAAAGACAGAGAGATCCCTTTTCTGCGCAGACAGATCGGCATGATTTTCCAAGATCACCATCTGTTATTTGACCGCACAGTTTATGACAACGTGGCGATGCCGCTGATTATTTCTGGTGCAAGTAGCGAAGATATTCGCCGACGTGTGAGCGCTGCATTGGATAAAGTCGGTTTGTTGGATAAAGCGAGAAATTTCCCAATTCAACTGTCTGGTGGTGAACAGCAGCGTGTGGGAATTGCGCGTGCAGTGGTGAATAAGCCAACGATGCTTCTCGCGGATGAACCGACAGGTAACCTTGATAACGAGTTATCTGAAGGCATTATGCGTTTATTTGAAGAGTTTAACCGCGTGGGTGTGACCGTATTAATGGCAACCCATGATATTGCGTTGATTGAACGCCGTAATTTGCGTGTATTGACCTTAAGCGAAGGTCGGATGCTTGGAGGTCAACATGGCTAA
- the ftsY gene encoding signal recognition particle-docking protein FtsY, translating to MAKDKKKGFFSWLGFGRKNEEETQQPDVELKNDVVHDTEQQDAATVEVERQHQAELDAIKAAEDEAERQYQAEQDAITAAAEEAERQHKAQLEAMRIAAENAEQERQAAEEKRIAEEKAAREALEAQALRQAEEAAERQRQIEQAAIKAAEEEVERQHQAELAVIKAAEEKAEREYQAAEAARLAQEQADRERQEAEITRLAEEEAERQRQAELAAIKEAEEKAERERQEAEAARLAEEEAERQRQAELAAIKEAEEKAERERQEAEAARLAEEEAERQRQAELAAIKEAEEKAERERQEAEAARLAEEKAERERQEAEAARLAEEEAARIAEEEAEAARLAEEEAAKAQPVEQEKPKKEGFFSRLKKGLLKTRQNLGSGFLGLFKGKKIDDDLFEELEEQLLIADVGVETTRKIIDNLTQHASRKELKDAEALYGKLREEMSDILATVDKPLEIEGKKPYVILMVGVNGVGKTTTIGKLARQYQSEGKSVMLAAGDTFRAAAVEQLQVWGDRNNISVVAQHTGADPASVIFDAIQSAQAKGVDVLIADTAGRLQNKAHLMEELKKIVRVMKKLDESAPHEIMLTLDASTGQNAVSQAKIFNDAVGLTGITLTKLDGTAKGGVIFSIADQFGIPIRYIGIGEGIEDLRPFKADDFIEALFAREE from the coding sequence ATGGCTAAAGATAAGAAAAAAGGCTTTTTCTCATGGTTGGGATTTGGTCGTAAGAATGAAGAAGAAACCCAGCAACCTGATGTCGAACTGAAAAATGATGTTGTTCATGATACTGAGCAACAGGATGCCGCCACAGTAGAAGTTGAGCGCCAACATCAGGCAGAGCTTGATGCAATTAAAGCGGCGGAAGATGAAGCAGAGCGCCAATATCAAGCTGAACAAGATGCGATTACGGCTGCTGCTGAAGAAGCAGAACGCCAGCATAAAGCGCAATTAGAGGCGATGCGCATTGCGGCAGAAAATGCAGAGCAAGAGCGTCAAGCAGCAGAAGAAAAGCGTATAGCAGAAGAAAAAGCGGCTAGAGAAGCGTTAGAAGCCCAGGCTTTACGCCAAGCAGAAGAAGCCGCGGAACGCCAACGTCAAATCGAGCAGGCTGCGATTAAAGCTGCCGAAGAAGAAGTTGAACGTCAGCATCAAGCTGAGTTAGCCGTTATCAAAGCCGCAGAAGAAAAAGCGGAACGTGAATACCAAGCAGCGGAGGCCGCTCGTTTAGCGCAAGAGCAAGCTGATCGCGAACGACAAGAGGCGGAAATCACCCGTCTGGCTGAAGAAGAGGCAGAGCGCCAACGCCAAGCTGAACTCGCTGCTATCAAAGAAGCGGAAGAGAAAGCGGAACGTGAACGCCAAGAGGCGGAAGCGGCTCGTTTAGCGGAAGAAGAAGCTGAGCGTCAGCGTCAAGCTGAACTCGCTGCTATCAAAGAAGCGGAAGAGAAAGCGGAACGTGAACGCCAAGAGGCGGAAGCGGCTCGCTTAGCGGAAGAAGAAGCTGAGCGCCAACGCCAAGCTGAACTCGCTGCTATCAAAGAAGCGGAAGAGAAAGCGGAACGTGAACGCCAAGAGGCGGAAGCGGCTCGCTTAGCGGAAGAAAAAGCGGAACGTGAACGCCAAGAAGCGGAAGCAGCTCGCTTAGCGGAAGAAGAAGCTGCTCGTATAGCAGAAGAAGAGGCCGAGGCGGCACGTTTAGCAGAGGAAGAAGCAGCTAAAGCTCAGCCAGTTGAGCAAGAGAAACCGAAAAAAGAAGGCTTTTTCAGCCGTCTAAAGAAAGGCTTATTAAAAACACGTCAAAATCTAGGTTCGGGTTTCCTTGGTCTATTCAAGGGCAAAAAAATCGATGACGATCTTTTTGAAGAGCTAGAAGAGCAGTTATTAATTGCGGATGTCGGTGTTGAAACTACCCGTAAAATCATTGATAACTTGACTCAGCACGCTTCCCGTAAAGAGTTAAAAGATGCCGAAGCGTTGTACGGTAAGCTGCGTGAAGAAATGTCTGATATTTTAGCCACGGTAGACAAACCATTAGAGATCGAAGGTAAAAAACCTTATGTTATTCTGATGGTTGGTGTTAACGGTGTGGGTAAAACAACAACGATTGGTAAATTAGCACGTCAGTATCAATCAGAAGGTAAGTCCGTCATGTTGGCAGCGGGTGATACATTCCGTGCCGCGGCGGTTGAACAACTGCAAGTGTGGGGCGATCGTAACAATATTTCAGTTGTTGCTCAGCATACTGGTGCTGATCCTGCTTCCGTGATTTTTGATGCGATTCAATCCGCTCAAGCAAAAGGTGTCGATGTGTTGATCGCCGATACTGCAGGGCGCTTACAAAATAAAGCGCACTTAATGGAAGAATTGAAAAAAATCGTCCGCGTGATGAAAAAGCTTGATGAGTCAGCCCCTCATGAAATTATGCTGACCCTCGATGCGAGCACGGGACAAAATGCGGTTAGTCAGGCTAAAATTTTCAATGACGCCGTAGGTTTAACCGGTATTACACTGACAAAACTCGATGGTACAGCAAAAGGTGGCGTAATCTTCTCAATCGCTGATCAATTCGGTATTCCAATCCGTTATATCGGGATTGGTGAAGGTATTGAAGATTTACGCCCATTTAAAGCCGATGATTTTATCGAGGCTCTATTTGCCCGAGAGGAATAA
- the rsmD gene encoding 16S rRNA (guanine(966)-N(2))-methyltransferase produces MAKKPQTASLGQIRIIGGKWRGRKLPVRDSEGLRPTTDRIKETLFNWLMPVIRDARCLDCFAGSGALGFEALSRFAEHVTFIELDKQNAKLLSENKVRLEADNASVINNSSLSVLSQIGTPCDVVFIDPPFRKGLLGETITLLEKNQWLADESWIYVESEAELPLTDIPANWQLHREKVAGQVAYRLFIRQSVHSSSMQGEKDAD; encoded by the coding sequence ATGGCAAAAAAACCACAAACAGCCTCCTTGGGGCAAATTCGTATCATTGGTGGTAAGTGGCGTGGGCGAAAACTACCTGTACGCGATAGTGAGGGCTTACGTCCCACCACAGATCGCATCAAAGAAACGCTCTTTAATTGGCTAATGCCAGTGATCCGTGATGCTCGCTGTCTTGATTGCTTCGCAGGTAGCGGTGCTTTAGGTTTTGAAGCCTTATCTCGCTTTGCCGAGCACGTCACGTTTATTGAACTTGATAAACAAAATGCCAAGCTTCTTAGTGAGAACAAAGTTCGCTTAGAAGCTGATAATGCGAGCGTTATTAATAACAGCAGTCTCAGCGTTCTCAGCCAAATAGGAACGCCTTGTGATGTGGTATTTATCGACCCTCCTTTTCGTAAAGGGCTACTTGGAGAAACCATCACGCTCCTAGAAAAAAATCAGTGGTTAGCTGATGAAAGCTGGATTTATGTAGAGTCAGAAGCGGAGTTACCACTTACTGACATTCCCGCAAACTGGCAGCTACACCGTGAAAAGGTCGCTGGCCAAGTTGCGTATCGTCTGTTTATTCGTCAATCTGTTCATTCATCAAGTATGCAGGGAGAAAAAGATGCTGATTAA
- a CDS encoding DUF1145 family protein yields the protein MLINIGRLLMICVWGFMIFNIVHPFPKPLKYFMDVAMVFMIFMHALQTIFLKASLPKDQKLTGLQQTKIFFFGVFEMLAMHKKTKAAIEAAKKK from the coding sequence ATGCTGATTAATATCGGACGTCTGCTTATGATTTGTGTTTGGGGCTTTATGATCTTTAATATTGTGCATCCATTCCCTAAGCCATTGAAATATTTTATGGATGTCGCAATGGTATTTATGATTTTCATGCATGCATTGCAGACTATTTTCCTGAAAGCTAGCTTACCGAAAGATCAAAAGCTAACAGGGCTCCAGCAGACAAAAATTTTCTTTTTTGGCGTATTTGAAATGCTCGCCATGCATAAGAAAACAAAAGCGGCCATTGAAGCCGCTAAAAAGAAATAA